From Streptomyces sp. NBC_00683, one genomic window encodes:
- a CDS encoding aspartate dehydrogenase domain-containing protein → MSTVRKVGIVGWGAIGRVVGTALAEGRVGGAELVCVVDNRPLGEAAPARQATFEEALETCDLIVEAAGQGVVREWGERVLESGTDLLIASTGALTDEELAKRLLAAGPGRVYFTGGAVGGLDLLQAARSLGPLDEVRLTTTKLPSTLEQPWMDEDLLARMRSATGPVVVMSGTAREVPVKFPKSTNVAASVALAVGDLDAVRVQVVADPAAHRTRHLIEASGAHGAYRFEVAHLPDPGNPATSQVVPYAVLRSLAALAGRTGQIL, encoded by the coding sequence ATGAGCACCGTACGCAAGGTCGGCATCGTCGGCTGGGGCGCGATCGGCCGGGTCGTCGGCACCGCCCTCGCCGAAGGGCGGGTGGGCGGCGCCGAGCTGGTGTGCGTCGTCGACAACCGTCCGCTCGGCGAAGCCGCACCGGCGCGGCAGGCCACTTTCGAGGAGGCCCTGGAGACCTGTGACCTGATCGTCGAGGCCGCGGGCCAGGGTGTCGTACGGGAGTGGGGCGAGCGGGTGCTGGAATCCGGCACCGATCTGCTGATCGCCTCCACCGGAGCGCTGACCGACGAGGAGCTCGCGAAGCGGCTGCTCGCGGCGGGACCCGGCCGGGTGTACTTCACCGGCGGTGCCGTCGGGGGCCTCGACCTCCTCCAGGCGGCACGTTCCCTGGGGCCGCTCGACGAGGTGCGCCTCACCACCACGAAGCTCCCCTCCACCCTCGAACAGCCCTGGATGGACGAGGACCTGCTGGCCCGGATGCGGTCGGCGACCGGACCGGTCGTGGTCATGTCCGGCACCGCCCGCGAGGTCCCCGTCAAGTTCCCCAAATCGACGAACGTGGCCGCTTCGGTCGCGCTGGCCGTCGGCGACCTGGACGCTGTGCGGGTCCAGGTCGTCGCCGACCCGGCGGCGCACCGCACACGCCATCTGATCGAGGCGTCCGGCGCGCACGGTGCGTACCGCTTCGAGGTCGCCCACCTGCCCGACCCTGGCAATCCGGCCACCAGCCAGGTGGTGCCGTACGCGGTCCTGCGCAGCCTCGCCGCGCTGGCGGGACGGACGGGCCAGATCCTGTGA
- a CDS encoding VOC family protein produces the protein MHQPPPGPIARLRSLRYVELHTPAFTETADFYEEVWGLETVESDTGARWLRGTGDEHHVLHLAEREKVGLGRLSFAVATPAEVDEAARRLDARGIVPAFGPGPLHQAGGGYGLRFTDPEGRLIEISAQVEAVVPRGRDGAVPVGVTHAVLNTTDIDAAVTFYCEVLGLRVSDWSEHQMAFLRCNADHHCIAFNQAEWTSLNHVAYEMTSVDHFMRGLGRLRHHGITPQWGPGRHGPGNNTFSYFTDPSGLVCEYTSEVAQIVEDAWIARVWRRVPDLSDLWGTAGPPSKEIRCHMAGAPDPGPLAPLDAQEATA, from the coding sequence ATGCACCAACCACCCCCCGGCCCGATCGCACGGCTCCGCTCACTTCGCTACGTCGAGCTGCACACCCCGGCCTTCACCGAGACCGCCGACTTCTACGAAGAGGTCTGGGGCCTGGAGACCGTCGAGTCCGACACCGGCGCCCGCTGGCTGCGCGGTACGGGCGACGAGCACCACGTCCTCCACCTGGCCGAGCGGGAGAAGGTCGGACTCGGCCGCCTCTCGTTCGCCGTCGCGACCCCTGCCGAGGTCGACGAGGCCGCGCGGCGCCTCGACGCACGCGGCATCGTCCCCGCCTTCGGGCCCGGTCCGCTGCACCAGGCCGGCGGCGGCTACGGGCTGCGGTTCACCGACCCCGAGGGACGTCTCATCGAGATCAGCGCCCAGGTCGAGGCGGTCGTTCCGCGTGGCCGGGACGGCGCGGTGCCCGTCGGGGTGACGCACGCCGTGCTCAACACCACCGACATCGACGCCGCCGTCACCTTCTACTGCGAGGTGCTGGGGCTGCGCGTCTCCGACTGGTCCGAGCACCAGATGGCGTTCCTGCGCTGCAACGCGGACCACCACTGCATCGCCTTCAACCAGGCCGAGTGGACCTCGCTCAACCACGTGGCGTACGAGATGACCTCGGTCGACCACTTCATGCGGGGCCTCGGCCGGCTCCGGCACCACGGCATCACCCCCCAGTGGGGGCCCGGCCGGCACGGCCCCGGGAACAACACCTTCTCCTACTTCACCGACCCGTCCGGGCTGGTCTGCGAGTACACCTCCGAGGTCGCCCAGATCGTCGAGGACGCCTGGATCGCCCGGGTGTGGCGGCGGGTGCCGGACCTGTCCGACCTGTGGGGGACGGCGGGACCGCCGTCCAAGGAGATCCGCTGCCACATGGCGGGCGCGCCGGACCCCGGCCCGCTCGCTCCCCTCGACGCCCAGGAGGCCACCGCATGA
- a CDS encoding aldehyde dehydrogenase yields the protein MPAPSPGGTPVPHIPTDILIAGQWRRGAGELLDTVDPATGRVLATVHTASADEVDEAAEAAAKAAADPAWRDLLAHERARLLHRIAELTEQAADDLAALQTADTGKTLTETRALALSAAGTFRYMAAALESAEDSVTPSRGPYVTMSAYEPLGVVGAINPWNSPVASDAQKIAPALAAGNAVLLKPAAWTPLVSLALGRLITQALEEFGLPTALLSVLPGSGRVVGDAVVRHPLVARIGFTGGTETGRSIATLAARKLIPVSLELGGKSPTIVRADADIEQALAGVLFGIFSSSGQSCIAGSRLFVAREIYDSFVGELVERVRKLRVGPGTEPGTQVGPLVHHSHRDSVAAYVDLARSEGARVLCGGSAPEGERYRDGAYYLPTVLEGLPNTSRTCQEEIFGPVLVALPYDDEDDLVRQANDSIYGLACGIWTRDLRAAWQLARRIEAGTVWINTYKQFSASTPFSGWKDSGLGTEKGRDAIRAYQRQKSLYWGTSGHPLPWAG from the coding sequence CTGCCCGCCCCCTCGCCCGGAGGTACACCCGTGCCGCACATCCCCACCGACATCCTGATCGCGGGCCAGTGGCGACGCGGAGCGGGCGAGTTGCTCGACACCGTCGACCCGGCGACCGGCCGCGTCCTCGCCACCGTCCACACCGCCTCGGCCGACGAGGTCGACGAAGCGGCCGAAGCTGCGGCGAAGGCAGCGGCGGACCCGGCCTGGCGGGACCTGCTCGCCCACGAGCGCGCCCGGCTGCTGCACCGCATCGCCGAGCTGACCGAGCAGGCGGCGGACGACCTCGCCGCACTGCAGACCGCCGACACCGGCAAGACGCTCACCGAGACCCGCGCCCTCGCGCTCAGTGCGGCAGGCACCTTCCGCTACATGGCGGCAGCCCTGGAGAGCGCCGAGGACTCGGTCACGCCGTCCCGCGGCCCGTACGTCACGATGAGCGCGTACGAGCCGCTGGGCGTCGTCGGCGCCATCAACCCCTGGAACTCTCCCGTCGCCAGCGACGCGCAGAAGATCGCGCCCGCGCTCGCCGCCGGGAACGCGGTCCTGCTCAAGCCGGCTGCCTGGACACCCCTCGTCTCCCTCGCCCTCGGCCGCCTGATCACCCAGGCCCTCGAGGAGTTCGGTCTGCCCACCGCCCTGCTGTCGGTGCTCCCGGGCAGCGGGCGGGTGGTCGGTGACGCCGTCGTCCGCCACCCCCTCGTCGCCCGCATCGGTTTCACAGGCGGTACGGAGACCGGCCGGTCCATCGCCACGCTCGCCGCCCGCAAGCTCATCCCTGTATCCCTGGAGCTCGGAGGCAAGTCGCCGACGATCGTGCGCGCCGACGCCGACATCGAGCAGGCCCTGGCCGGCGTGCTGTTCGGGATCTTCTCCTCCAGCGGCCAGTCCTGCATCGCCGGCTCCCGGCTCTTCGTGGCCCGGGAGATCTACGACTCCTTCGTCGGTGAACTCGTCGAGCGCGTCCGCAAGCTGCGCGTCGGACCCGGCACCGAGCCGGGCACCCAGGTCGGCCCCCTGGTGCACCACAGCCACCGTGACTCCGTCGCCGCCTACGTCGACCTCGCCCGCTCCGAGGGCGCACGGGTCCTGTGCGGAGGCTCGGCGCCCGAGGGCGAGCGGTACCGGGACGGCGCGTACTACCTGCCGACCGTCCTGGAGGGACTGCCCAACACCTCCCGCACCTGCCAGGAGGAGATCTTCGGGCCCGTCCTGGTCGCCCTGCCCTACGACGACGAGGACGACCTGGTCCGCCAGGCCAACGACTCCATCTACGGGCTGGCCTGCGGCATCTGGACCCGGGACCTGCGAGCCGCCTGGCAGCTCGCCCGCCGGATCGAGGCCGGCACGGTCTGGATCAACACGTACAAGCAGTTCAGCGCCTCCACCCCGTTCAGCGGATGGAAGGACAGCGGCCTCGGAACGGAGAAGGGCCGCGACGCGATCCGCGCCTACCAGCGCCAGAAGTCCCTGTACTGGGGCACCTCCGGCCACCCGCTTCCCTGGGCCGGCTGA